The window CTTCTCCAGCTTGAACTCGGGGATGCCGAAGGTCAGCAGGCCGCCGATTTCCGGGTTCTTGTCGAACACCACCGGAGTCACGCCGTTGCGCACCAGCACATCGGCGCAGCCCAGGCCCGCCGGGCCCGCGCCGATCACGGCGACGCGCTTGCCGGTGGGCTTGACCTTGGACATGTCCGGGCGCCAGCCCATGGCGAACGCGGTGTCGGTGATGTACTTCTCCACCGAACCGATGGTGACCGCGCCGAACCCGTCGTTCAGGGTGCAGGCGCCTTCGCACAGGCGGTCCTGCGGGCACACCCGGCCGCAGACTTCCGGCAGGGTGTTGGTCTGGTGGGACAGTTCGGCGGCGGCGAGGATGTTGCCTTCGGAGACCAGCTTCAACCAGTTGGGGATGAAGTTGTGCACCGGGCACTTCCACTCGCAATACGGGTTGCCGCAGCCCAGGCAGCGGTGGGCCTGGTCGGCCGCCTGCTGCGGCTTGAACAGGTCATAGATTTCCACGAACTCGCGCTTGCGTTGGCGCAGGAGCTTCTTCTTCGGATCCTTGCGCCCGACTTCGATGAACTGGAAGTCGTTATTCAGACGTTCAGACATTTTCAGACCTCATCAAACTTCAGGCGCTTATTGCGGGTTGGCACGGGTGCTGGTCAGCAGGGAACCGAGGCTTGCAGCCTTGGGTTTCACCAGCCAGAACCGACGCAGGTAGTCGTCGAGGTTCTCCAGCAGATGTGCGCCCCACTCACTCGCGGTTTCCGCCACGTACTCGACCAGGACCTTGCGCAGGTGGCTGCGGTAGGCCTCCATCGCTTCGCCGCTGATGCGCTGGATTTCCACCAGTTCATGGTTCACGCGGTCAACGAAGGTGTTGTCCATGTCGAGGACGTAAGCGAAGCCACCGGTCATGCCGGAGCCGAAGTTGTAGCCGGTCTTGCCCAGTACGCAAATGAAGCCGCCGGTCATGTATTCGCAGCAGTGGTCACCGGTGCCTTCCACGACGGCATGGGCACCGGAGTTGCGCACGCCGAAACGCTCGCCCGCGGTACCCGCGGCGAACAGCTTGCCGCCGGTGGCGCCGTACAGGCAGGTGTTGCCGACGATGGCCGACTCCTGCGACTTGAACGGGCTGCCCTTGGGCGGGGTGACGACCAACTTGCCGCCGGTCATGCCCTTGCCTACGTAGTCGTTGGCGTCACCTTCCAGGTACAGGTGCAGGCCGCCGGCGTTCCATACGCCGAAGCTCTGCCCCGCAGTGCCCTTGAAGCGGAAGGTGATCGGCGCCTTGGCCATGCCCTGGTTGCCGTGGACCTTGGCGATCTCACCGGAAATCCGCGCGCCAATGGAACGGTCGCAGTTGCAGATGTCCAGCTCGTATTCGCCGCCCTTGGCGCCTGCGATGGCGTCGCGGGCCAGCTCGACCATCTTCTCGGCCAGCAGGCCTTGGTCGAACGGCGGGTTCTTCTCCACGATGCAGAACTGCGGCTTCTCGGCCGGGATCAGGTCGCTGCCCAGCAGCGGCGTGAGATCGAGGTTGCCCTGCTTGGGCGTCTCGCCCGGCAGGATTTCCAGCAGGTCGGTGCGGCCGATCAGCTCTTCCAGGCTGCGCACGCCAAGCTTGGCCAGCCACTCACGGGTCTCGCTGGCGATGAAGGTGAAGAAGTTCACCACCATGTCCACGGTGCCGATGAAGTGGTCCTTGCGCAGCTTGTCGTTCTGGGTGGCGACGCCGGTGGCGCAGTTGTTGAGATGGCAGATGCGCAGGTACTTGCAGCCCAGGGCGATCATCGGCGCGGTGCCGAAGCCGAAGCTTTCGGCGCCGAGGATCGCGGCCTTGATGACGTCCAGACCGGTCTTCAGGCCGCCGTCGGTCTGCACGCGGACCTTGCCGCGCAGGTCGTTGCCGCGCAGGGTCTGGTGCGCCTCGGCGAGGCCCAGCTCCCACGGCGAACCGGCGTACTTGATGGAGGTGATCGGCGAGGCGCCGGTACCGCCGTCGTAGCCGGAGATGGTGATCAGGTCGGCATAGGCCTTGGCCACGCCGGCGGCGATGGTGCCTACACCCGGTTCGGACACCAGCTTCACCGACACCAGCGCCTGCGGGTTGACCTGCTTGAGGTCGAAGATCAGCTGGGCGAGGTCTTCGATGGAGTAGATGTCGTGGTGCGGCGGCGGCGAGATCAGGGTCACGCCGGGCACGGCATAGCGCAGGCGGGCGATCAGGCCGTTGACCTTGCCGCCGGGCAGCTGGCCGCCTTCGCCGGGCTTGGCGCCCTGGGCCACCTTGATCTGCAGGACTTCGGCGTTGACCAGGTATTCCGGGGTCACACCGAAGCGGCCGGTGGCCACCTGCTTGATCTTCGAGCTTTTCAGCGTGCCGTAGCGCGCCGGGTCTTCGCCACCCTCACCGGAGTTGGAGCGGCCGCCCAGGCGGTTCATGGCTTCGGCCAGAGCCTCGTGGGCCTCCGGCGACAGCGCGCCGAGGGAGATACCGGCGGCGTCGAAGCGCTTGAAGATGGCTTCCAGCGGCTCGATTTCGTCCAGGCTCAGCGGCTGCTCGGAGGTTTTCACCTTGAGCAGGTCGCGCAGCATGGAGACCGGACGCTGGTCCACCAGCGCGGTGTATTCCTTGAACTTGGCGTAGTCGCCCTGCTGCACGGCGGCCTGCAGGGTGTTCACCACGTCCGGGTTGTAGGCGTGGTACTCGCCGCCATAGACGAACTTCAGCAGGCCGCCCTGCTGGATCGGCTTACGGTTGTTCCAGGCTTCGAACGCGAGCAGCTTCTGCTCGTTCTCGATGTCGATGAAACGCGCGCCCTGGATGCGGCTCGGGGTGCCCGGGAAGCACAGGCCGGTGACTTCGTCGGACAGGCCGATGGCTTCGAACAGTTGGGCGCCACGGTAGGAGGCGATGGTGGAGATACCCATCTTCGAGAGGATCTTCAGCATCCCCTTGGAGATGCCCTTGCGGTAGTACTTGAAGACCTCGTAGAGGTCGCCCAGCACTTCGCCGGTGCGGATCAGGTCGGCCAGCACCTCGTAGGCGAGGAACGGGTAGACCGCGGACGCACCGAAGCCCACCAGCACCGCGAAGTGATGCGGGTCACGGGCGGTGGCGGTTTCCACCAGGATGTTGGAGTCGCAGCGCAGACCGGTCTGCACCAGGCGGTGGTGCACGGCGCCGAC of the Pseudomonas sp. PSE14 genome contains:
- the gltB gene encoding glutamate synthase large subunit yields the protein MKAGLYHPETFKDNCGFGLIAHMTGEASHELLQTAIEALTCMTHRGGINADGKTGDGCGLLIQKPDQFLRAVAQETFGVELPAQYAVGMVFFNQDPVKAEAARANMNREIERAGLKLVGWRKVPIDTSVLGRLALERLPQIEQVFIGGEGLSDQEFAVKLFSSRRRSSVANAEDADHYVCSFSHKTIIYKGLMMPADLAAFYPDLSDERLKTAICVFHQRFSTNTLPKWPLAQPFRLLAHNGEINTITGNRNWAQARRGKFTNEWMPDLDELGPLVNRVGSDSSSMDNMLELMVTGGMDMFRGLRMIIPPAWQNVETMDADLRAFYEFNSLHMEPWDGPAGVVLTDGRYAVCLLDRNGLRPSRWVTTKNGYITLASEIGVWDYKPEDVIAKGRVGPGQILAVDTETGQLLQTEDIDNRLKSRHPYKQWLRQSALRIQATLDDDQGVASYDGDQLKQYMKMFQVTFEERDQVLRPLAEQGQEAVGSMGDDTPMAVLSKRIRSPYDYFRQVFAQVTNPPIDPLREAIVMSLETCLGIEQNIFEESPHHANQAILTTPVISPAKWRTLMNLERPGFDRHHIDLNYDESVGLEAAVRNIADQAEEAVRAGKVLLVLSDRHIAPGKLPVHAALAVGAVHHRLVQTGLRCDSNILVETATARDPHHFAVLVGFGASAVYPFLAYEVLADLIRTGEVLGDLYEVFKYYRKGISKGMLKILSKMGISTIASYRGAQLFEAIGLSDEVTGLCFPGTPSRIQGARFIDIENEQKLLAFEAWNNRKPIQQGGLLKFVYGGEYHAYNPDVVNTLQAAVQQGDYAKFKEYTALVDQRPVSMLRDLLKVKTSEQPLSLDEIEPLEAIFKRFDAAGISLGALSPEAHEALAEAMNRLGGRSNSGEGGEDPARYGTLKSSKIKQVATGRFGVTPEYLVNAEVLQIKVAQGAKPGEGGQLPGGKVNGLIARLRYAVPGVTLISPPPHHDIYSIEDLAQLIFDLKQVNPQALVSVKLVSEPGVGTIAAGVAKAYADLITISGYDGGTGASPITSIKYAGSPWELGLAEAHQTLRGNDLRGKVRVQTDGGLKTGLDVIKAAILGAESFGFGTAPMIALGCKYLRICHLNNCATGVATQNDKLRKDHFIGTVDMVVNFFTFIASETREWLAKLGVRSLEELIGRTDLLEILPGETPKQGNLDLTPLLGSDLIPAEKPQFCIVEKNPPFDQGLLAEKMVELARDAIAGAKGGEYELDICNCDRSIGARISGEIAKVHGNQGMAKAPITFRFKGTAGQSFGVWNAGGLHLYLEGDANDYVGKGMTGGKLVVTPPKGSPFKSQESAIVGNTCLYGATGGKLFAAGTAGERFGVRNSGAHAVVEGTGDHCCEYMTGGFICVLGKTGYNFGSGMTGGFAYVLDMDNTFVDRVNHELVEIQRISGEAMEAYRSHLRKVLVEYVAETASEWGAHLLENLDDYLRRFWLVKPKAASLGSLLTSTRANPQ